The following nucleotide sequence is from Nitrososphaerota archaeon.
CACCGACGAACCCAAAGAGCCTCTTACCTTCATTAACGAGATGTGGAAAAACATCTTTAGCGAAGTCACACTCAATCGGCGTTGTAAAGTCGAGAACCTCAGGCTCCAAAATATATATGCCGGTGCTGACCAGATTACTTTTCTCCTGTCCCTTAGGCGGCTTCTCCTGAAAAGCCGTTATTCTCCTATCCGATCCAAGAATAACTGTACCGTAAAGCCAAGGATCAGGCACCTGCTTCAGTATAATAGTTGCATCAGCCCGAGTCTGCCTGTGAAATTCAAGCGCCTTGCGAAGATCGATAGTTGTGAACGCATCACCCTGTGCAACAATAAAGGTTCCCTCGAGAAGGTGGCTGGCGAGCTTCACGCTTCCAGCGGTTCCCAAGTAGATTCCTTCAGGTTCAACAGCGTAATCAACCCTTACACCTAGCTTGGCGCCGCGGCCAATATACCGCATAACCTGCTCCTTCTCATAATTTACTGTCACAATAAAGTCAGTGAACCCTGACTTGGCTGTCTCGCTGATTATGTGCTCAATAACTGGTTTGGAGCCTAAAGGCATCATTGCTTTTGGTCGTGTCAGCGTCAACGGTCGTAGCCTAGTTCCTTCGCCGCCTGCTAGGATAACTACTGTGCACTCATCTCCTTGTTTTTTCCTGCTAGACGGGGGGCTCATGAATATCTGTACTCAAAATTAATTATCTGTACCATGACTAATTAGTCTTTTTGTCTTTGATTCAGTCACCTACCATCGGCGAGCGTTCCTGTGACCGCCATCCCTATTTGCAGAACTATTCTACGACATCAGCCTCCACCATCCTTTTAAAAAGCCGACTGATTACAATAGTTCAAACCAGAAGAAGTTTCATTAAACCGGTAGGTCGATTAGGTGTTTATAGTGATTAGTCAAACTAAAACTAAAGATGCAGCTAACAGCAGCATTGTCGAGCATAGCCTCCTGAGCGACTACGATGTTTATCTCTTCAAACAGGGACGGCACTACCGGATCTATGAAAAGCTCGGCTCTCATCTGACCCAAGTTGACGGGGTAGAAGGTACCTACTTCGGGGTCTGGGCCCCTAACGCTGATCACGTATCAGTTATCGGCGACTTCAACGGTTGGCAACCTGGCTACCACACACTGATCGCCCGGAGCGACGAGTCAGGGATATGGGAAGGCTTCATTCCAAAAGTGAATAATGGTAGTCTATACAAGTATCATATTGTTTCACGCTTCAACGGTTATCAAGTGCAAAAAGCGGATCCGTTTGCATTCAGAATGGAGACCCCACCAAAAACAGCTTCAGTGGTTTGGCAGCTTGATTTCAAGTGGGGCGACGGTGACTGGATGAAGGCGCGTAGAAACCGTCAATCGTTGAAAGCCCCCATCTCTATTTACGAAGCTCACCTAGGTTCTTGGAGAAGAAAGCCTGAGGAGGGTAACCGCTGGTTAACCTATCGAGAAACCGCTAGCTACCTTAGTGAATACTTGAGGAATCTCGAGTTCACGCACAGTGAGTTTATGCCGGTGATGGAGCATCCGTTCTACGGCTCATGGGGCTACCAGATCACCGGTTACTTCGCTGCAACAAGTCGATACGGTTCACCACAAGATCTTATGTTTCTGATTGAAACACTACATAAGAAAGGTATTGGTGTTTTCTTGGACTGGGTTCCCTCTCACTTTCCTACTGACGAGCATGGGTTAGTGTACTTTGACGGTACGCATCTGTTCGAGTACGAGGATCCTCGTAAAAGACACAACCCTGAATGGAACAGCTACGTCTTTGACTACGGAAGATACGAGGTGAAGTCGTTCCTGATCAGCAACGCCCTCTTCTGGCTTGACAAGTATCATGCCGATGGGCTCCGGATGGACGGTGTAGCCTCGATGCTCTACCTTGATTATTCACGCAAGCCCGGGGAGTGGGAGCCTAACCAGTTCGGGGGACGTGAGAATCTCGAAGCCGTCGAGTTCATACGTTCTCTGAACGAAGCGGTTTACAAGGCATACCCAGATGTTCAGATGATCGCTGAGGAGTCAACAGCTTGGCCAATGGTTTCGAGACCGACTTTCGTGGGCGGCTTAGGCTTCGGGATGAAATGGAATATGGGGTGGATGCATGACACTCTTTACTACATCACAAGAGAACCGGTACACCGAAAGTATCATCACGGCCAGCTGCTCTTCAGCCTACTGTATGCCTTCACTGAAAACTTCATCCTCTCCCTTTCACACGACGAAAGCGTCTACGGGAAAGGGTCGCTTCTCAGCAAGATGCCCGGAGACGACTGGCAGAAGTTCGCCAACCTCCGCCTCCTCCTAGGATACATGTACGGTCACCCCGGCAAGAAACTGATATTCATGGGTGGGGAGTTTGGGCAGTGGGCTGAGTGGAATCATGACCAGAGCCTCGACTGGCATCTGCTGGAGTATGCTCCTCACCAAGCAGTGCAGCAGTGGGTACGCGATCTAAACCATCTATATGTGAAGGAGCCTGCGCTGCATGAGCTGGATTTCGATCCTAAAGGCTTCGAGTGGGTGGTGACTGAAGACTGGGAGGGCAGCGTAATCAGCTTCCTGCGGCGAGGCGCCACCACCGATGACACCATCTTAGTGGCCTGCAACTTCACCCCCGTCCCAAGGGTGAACTATCGAATCGGGGTTCCGAGGGAAGGAGTATGGACTGAGGTTCTGAACAGCGACGCGAAGAAGTACGGGGGAGGCGGCCAAGTTAATCCTAAACAAGTGAATACTGAAAAGATTCCATCGCATGGCCGCTTCTGCTCCCTCTCACTCATTATTCCTCCACTTGGAGTAACTTTCTTGAAAAGCAAAGGTGAACAGTAACGACGCGGCTAATCAACTCCAGTTATACCTCAAATCTAGTATCAATGGGCAAACCGACGAACTGGTAGTGTGTAGGCAGATAAGCTGGTGGGAAAAAGCAGTGGATAAGTTCGTTTGTGTTCACGGTCACTTCTACCAGCCTCCTAGGGAGAATCCGTGGCTTGAAGAGGTTGAGCTGCAGGAGTCGGCTGCGCCCTATCATGATTGGAACGAGCTGGTCACCCGTGAAAGCTATGCTCCGAACATGGCGTCGCGTGTCATGGAGCCTGACGGGATGATTGTCGAGATTGTAAACAACTACATGAAGATCAGCTTCAACTTCGGGCCGACTCTCCTGTCCTGGATGGAGCGGCATGCCCCTGATGTCTACCACGCTATTCTGGAGGCTGATTTGACAAGCAGTCAACGGTTCTCAAGTCACGGCTCGGCACTGGCCCAAGTCTATAATCACATGATTATGCCTTTAGCGAACAGGCGGGACAAATACACTCAGGTGAAGTGGGCTGTCAGAGATTTTGAGAAGCGTTTCCGCCGTGCTCCTGAAGGGATGTGGCTTCCTGAAACCGCTGTTGACATTGAGACACTGGAAGTACTGGCTGAGACGGGTGTAAAGTTCACAATCTTAGCTCCTCACCAAGCCTCTAAGATTAGGAGGATAGGCGGTGGCGAAAGTGAGTGGATAGATGTAGCGGGGGGCAAAATTGATGCTAGGCGACCCTATCTCTGCCGCCTCCCTTCTGGAAGATCCTTAACCATATTCTTCTACGATCAATCAACATCCCATGATATTGCGTTTGGAGACCTTCTCCGCAGCGGCGACCGGTTTGGAAAAAGGCTGCTCGACACAGCTACACATACAGATCACGGGTCGAGACTGGTCAACGTTGCTACCGACGGCGAGACCTATGGGCATCACCACCACTTCGGTGATATGGCGCTTGCATACTGTCTCCACACTGTTGAGATGAATCGGCAGGTTGGCTTAACGAACTACGGCGAGTTTCTAGGACGGTTCCCGCCAGAATTCGAGGTGAGGATAATCGAGAACACCTCATGGAGCTGCAGCCACGGAGTTGAGCGGTGGAGAAGCAACTGCGGGTGCAACACAGGATCTAAGCTCGGTTGGAATCAGCAGTGGCGTCGACATTTAAGAGAAGCAATGGATTGGTTGAGGGATCAGATAATTCCTCTCTTCGAGGAGGAGAGCTTGAAGTATCTCAAAGATCCTTGGCGGGCGCGAGACGCGTACATCGATGTAATCCTTGACCGCTCCTCCTCAAACGTTGAGGATTTCCTAGCAAAACATACTTCTAAAAGTCTCTCAAAGCGCGAAAAAAGCACCGTTCTGAAGATGCTGGAGATGCAGCGGCACGTCCTCCTGGCCTATACAAGCTGCGGCTGGTTCTTCGACGAGATATCTGAAATAGGGACAGTTCAGGTGATGCAGTACGCCGCTCGTGCTATTCAGCTTGCCAATGAAACATTAGGTGTGGATCTTGAAACAGGTTATCTTGACCTGCTCCGGAAAGCCTCAAGCAACTCAGCCGAGTTCAAAAGTGGAGCAGACGTTTTCGAGCAAATGGTGAAGCCCTTAGCGGTAGACCTGGCGAGCGTAGGTGTTCACTACGCAACTTCTTCACTCTTTGAGCAAGGTGAGTCAGGAGTCTCAAAGGTATACTGCTACACAGTTGAGGACATCACCTATGATGTCTTCCAATCAGGAAAGATTCGCTTAGCAATCGGAAAGTCGCGGATAACGTCTGACATCACCTGGGATGAAGCCATCATCGGTTTTTCGGTGCTTTGGATGGGTGATCAAAACGTCTTCGGAGGCTTCCAGCAGCTGAAGGGAGAAGACGAGCCGATTCCAGTTAACCGCGTAGAGATGGTGACCGATTTAGAGCGTGGAGACACGAGGCGGCTGATCGAATCTATTGATAAGGCGTTTGCACCAAACATCTGCTCGCTTGAGGATCTCTTCAAAGATGAGCAGCACCGGATAATCAGGTACATTCTTCAAACCACGCTTAAGGACTTGGAGCCGAGTTACCACAAGATATTCGAGAGCCGCTATCAGATTATGCGCTTCCTAAACGATGTGGGGATGGATCAGCCTAAAGTATTAACCGCCGCTGCAGAGGTTACTGTCAGCTCAGAGATCCGGGACATACTATCATCTAAGGAGATGGACCTCAACAGGCTGGAAAAGATGATTAAAGACGCTAAACGTTTCTCAATTAAGGTGGACGGCGCTTCAGTAGGGCTTGAAGCGAGTAGCCGCATAGTCTCTGAGCTTGGCAAGATGATTGATGCTCCTGAAGATGTGGTGCGGCTTGAACAGGTTGGGAGGCTTGTAGGGTTGATGAATGAGCTGCCTGTCCACATGGATCTTTGGCGTGCGCAGAACATCTTCTACCTGCTAGCGAAGCAGCATTACCAGCAGATCAAGGCTAAGAGCAGCATGGCGGATGAAGAGTCGATTCGCTGGATCGCTGCGTTTAAACGGTTGAGTGAATATCTGAAGATCAAGGTTCGCCTCTAACATGCGTAGCCGCTGTTTTGATGCCAAGGAGTGAATGCTCAGATGTTTATGCGGAAGCGCGGCAGCGGCATGCTTCTCCACATAACTTCGCTTCCCTCAAACTACGGCATCGGAGATCTCGGGCCTACTGCCTTCAGATTTGCAGAGCTGCTCCACAAGACTAAGCAGAGCTACTGGCAGATACTGCCGTTAACACCCACCAGTATCAAATACGGTAACTCTCCCTACAGCGCCGAATCCGTCTTCGCAGGCAACCCTCTGCTCATCAGCTTGGAGAAGCTGGTTGAGGAAGGTCTCCTTTCAGAACCGTTGATTAGTCCACGCAACCCGTTCACTGTGAGCCGTGTAGATTACCAAAGGGTAACGAAGTTAAAGAGTGAACTGTTCAAAACCGCTTATGCTCACTTCAAACAGAACATAGAGGACTACAGTGATGAGTATGACGCATTTTGGCGCGATAACTCGCATTGGCTTGACGACTATGCGCTCTACATAGCATTAAAGGAGAAGATTGGTCAACCATGGTATAGGTGGCCTCGCCCCATCCGTGACCGGGAGACAGGCGCATTGGTGGAGCAGAAGAAGAGGCTCGCAGATCGCGTAGAGATGGAGCAGTTCACCCAGTTCCTGTTCTTCAAGCAGTGGAGCGACTTGAAGAGATACTGTCAAAGCCTAGGAATCAATTTCATCGGTGATCTGCCGTTCTATGTGAATTATGACAGCGCCGACATCTGGGCCCACCCTGAGCTCTTCAGCCTAGACTCGAGCAGCAAGAAGCCTCGTTTAGTCAGCGGAGTCCCACCTGACTACTTCAGCAAAACTGGGCAGCTCTGGGGCAACCCTGTCTACAACTGGGATCAGCTCGCCACCACACAGTTCGAATGGTGGATGCAGAGAATCGAGCATAGCTCCAAGATATTCGACTTGATTCGACTAGATCACTTCCGAGGCCTGCTAGCCTACTGGGCGGTTCCTGCCGGCTCAAGGACCGCGGCGAGAGGTAAATGGATTCAAACCCCATCCGGTGACTTCTTCGACACACTGTTCAGGAGATTCCCGAACCTGCCCCTCATCGCCGAGGATTTGGGTGTAGTGACCGCCGATGTAACTGAAGCTATGAACAGATACGATATTCCGGGAATAAAGGTGATACTATTTGCTTTCGACGACTCCCCTGACAACATCCACCTCCCACACAACTACATCGGCAGAACAGTGGTGATGACCGGAACCCATGATAACAACACAGCAAGAGGCTGGTTCACCGAGGACGCCACGCCGGAGGCGCGAGAAACATTGTACAATTATTTGGGGCGACAATTGACGGAGGATCAAATTCCTTGGGAGCTCATCAGGCTCGTCTTATTGTCAGTCGGACGACTCAGCATCATCCCGGTGCAGGACATTCTATCACTCGGTGCAGACGCCCGGATGAATCACCCCGCCAAGTCCTCTGGCAACTGGGAGTGGCGAGTCACCGCGGAGCAGCTTGACAGCGTGGCATTAACAAAATTCAGCGAGATCACCGAAATTTCTGGCAGGGCACGAGAAAAATAAGGTAAAGTAGGGTAAGGTAGAGTGAGAGAAGGCTTCTCTACAGGTCTTTACTTGTCCTCTTCGGCTTTGGCTTTTCGACAGTGATTTCCTTTTCATGTTGCAGGGTCTTGACGTCTGCTGTGTCGGTTCGTGGGATTTTCCATATCGTTTTGCTGTGGGTGTCTATTTGCCAGATTTCCCAGATGTCTCTGAACCGGGTGACCTTCGAGATTTTTCCTACTGGGACAGCTAGAATGAATGTGAGGTTTGCCTCCTCGAAGAGGCGGCTCTGCAACGTAATTTCCTGCCAATTCTTTTTAGCAAATCTTGTCTTATCTGGATGTGTTTCGCACTCTACAACCACGTAGCATCTTCCGTTAGATTGCTCGCGTATCCCGAGCAGGTCCGGTCGGTATCCTCTCCAAGAGATTATTTGGTCAGGCGGGAAATCAGGTTCAACAATGACTTCAAACCCATCTCTCATTAGTTCGTAAAGCGTAATCTGCTTAAGCGATATGTGTAGGTTTGATTCATTCATTCGGCTGTGCGGGTAATGCTGTTCTGCAGATGTGTTGTCCATTTTGGGTTCAATTTGATCTTTGTTAGGCATACATTCATCTCAATTGTTGAAAATTATCTTGACTGTTGCTCCTTCTCTGATGCCGAGCTCGTCGGATACTCCTGAGTTGACTTCCAAGACGTATCGTGCAGGCTTTTCGGACTCGTAGGAGGGGCAGATTTCGAGGCAGGGCTTCAGGTTTTTCTCAACATGCACAACTGTTCCTGCGCTGTTAATCCAGATGATGTCGAGGTTGAACTCCATGTTCTTCATCCAGAATGAGTAGATGCCTTCATCATCAAAGATGAAAAGCATACCGTGATCTTTGGGCAGCGAGTCCCTGAGCGATAATCCGAGACTCCGTTTATCCTGTGTGTCCGCTATCTCAACCTGAATTTTCTTGCCGTTCACATCAACTTGAGCTTCTTTAACGGGTTCTGTAAAGCCGAGGCTACGACTTGGACCTTCTGCGATCAGCAGCGCGCCAACAATCATGATTGTTGCTGCTACAGCGATGATTACGCTGATGACGATGCTTCTTCTCGAATCACTTCGCCAGCTAAACGCTCATCAATCGGCTCGATATAAGGTTCTACTATCATAGCAGCTAGCTAAAACGTGGTTTACTCGATGGTAACCTCGTAGTCACGGCCTTCCCACGTGTTACTTTTGGTCCAGAGAAAGGTGAATTTGATGGATCCTTGCTGATCCTGAGTTGTTGGGATGTCGACGAACTCTACTCCAAGACTTGTTGAAGAGGATTTTGTATCTTGTATACTCTTCCACCCGTCGCTTGACCAGTGAAGTATGAACGGATCGTGAGCCTGCACCCTGAGAGTATACCCTTTCCACATTGTGAGCGGCTGACGATTCTGCTTCCAAATTTCTAGGTGCTTGCATTTAGCTCTGTTCTTTATGTACCGGTCGGCGACCGCCGGAATCAGATCAAAGACTTTGCCGTCGGATGTTGAACGTAGCAGCTTGATGTACTCGGCGTGAGCCCACAGCAGCGGCGTCGCGGAGCCTGTTGGTCGACCGATTTTCATGTGGTGTTTCTGAGTCTTCTCATCCCAAATCTGCTCCGGTATTAGGCCAGCAGGTTGGCTGAAACGCTCCAATGCTTTGATGAAAGGCTTCGCATCATGCCCTGCAGCTAGCTCGTAATGTCCTCGCTCGCCAGTCAGCAGAGGCCAAGCTCGACCTTTTCCCCAGCCGTGGTACGGGCCGCCGTCGTCATGTTGACCGTATCCGTCATGGTTGTATCTATGCCAACAGGGGCCGTAGGGTGTATCTACCTTCAGAACCTTGTCTACTACGCGTAGGGAGTCGATGATGAGCGGGTCGTCGGCGCTTCTGACCCCGTAGCGTACAAGCTCCAAGAAACCGGCGTCCACAATCTCTTTTGCTGGGTACTCTTTCTGCTCGCCAGGCGGCTGGTTGGGGAGGACAAGAATACCTTTGTTCGGATCCTCTTCTGACTGCGGGTCGCCTAAATCAATTGGGTGGATTCTGAAGAAGTGGCGTTTAACCTCAGGTAGCAGCGTTCCTTCAGTAGTGACCGTCCAATGCTCAAGGTGGCAATCAAGAAAGTCCGCATAATCTTCAAGGAACTGAGCTGTAGCCTCGTCTTTACGGGTGCGAGCGAAGTTGGCCCCGCAGATAAGCGCAGCGATATTGGCCGCTAAGGTTGATGGTGAGTAGCCGCTTAGCTCCTCCCATCTCTCCTGCTGCGTCGCGGGGCCTTTGCGAATAATGAAGTTCAATGCTCGCATAACCATCGGGTACGGATCAAAGTCGCGTAGAGCATCTGTTTCATGCAGACGCCAAGCAAGCATAACTGGGAATGAGGTCTCGTCAAGCTGGATTCCTGTCCAGTATGGCTCTCCGTCTAGCCAGAAGTTTTGAGCGAAGCCGCCGTCCTCTTGTTGGCTCACGCTGAGATACACTAACGCTCGTAGCGGTGTGAAATTGTTTCCTGCGGCGAGAAGCCCCATTGCACTATTGACGAGATCTCGGGTCCATACGAGGTGGTATCCCCCGCGCTCCTCGTCGCCCATGGCTTCACCCCATGGGATTGAGAGTGAGGCGATTATTGCGCCAGGGTAGCTCTTATCCTCATGGGCTAGGATGAGGCTGTAGCTTCCATGGTAGAGGTTGCCTTTGTCCTGCGAGCTAGGGTGGAGCGGCAGAATCTTGTTAGATGGGCGGTTCCACTGGTTGACGTATCTTTCTAGATGGTTGTCGAAAGGTAGGCTTAGAGAGGTGAAGAGCGTGGTAAGTACGTTCTGCAGGCTGTCTCCGAAGGCTGTGGCTAAAGTGAACTCCTGTGTCTCCGAGATGTCTAGTTCCCCCGTCAACGCAACGTTTCCGTTTAACGCGCGATCGAACTCCCAGTCCATTCGCTTGTTGTCCATCAAATCGGTCCAGCCGTCGCTTCTACCTACGAAACCGCAGGAGAGATGGGTGAACGGTACTGTAGCGGCGACCGCCAGCCATGCACCGCCTTTCTCAGCCGCTAAGATTTCTCTTCCTTCATGCACAATTATGTAGGCGTTGTTGTTTTTTCCACCTCCTTCCAAGTGAGGGGCGCACAGCACGAATATCTTCAACTGCTGTACGGATGAGTTAAGGATCTGTAGTCGAGTGCGTTGAAGAATGCAGGTCAGATGCGGGTCAGCGATAATCTGTTTATCGATCTTGTAGCGCTTCTGAGGGTCCTGACTCGTGATGGTGTAACCTAGCACGTGATCTGAGATGCGTTTCACCGTAGGCTCAAGATGACGCTTCTCTTCATGAAAAAACGTCTTTCCGTCCGTGATGAGATACTGGAGATCCCTAGTCTGAGGGCGATCCACTAACGGGTAGTAAATTTGGCTGAGGGTTCCTCTCCAAAGGTTGAACCACACCCTGCTGTCCGCTGAATAGGCTGCGCCGACGCCGTCAAGGTTTCCTCTAGCCCACCGAGGATCGCAGCCCGGCCATCCGAACGCATCCCGCTGACCGCGAAACTTGACCATGCTCTGATATCACCCTCAAAACTCTCTAATCTATCTGACGAATCGACCGATTGACTGATTGACAGGTTGACTGGTGATTGATTCGGCTCCAGCCATAAAAGGTTGGATAGATTATTCCTATGTACATATTAAGGCTGTTTTTGGAACTCAATTACAGTTTTGATTTCGTTTTCGCTTTCTTTCTCGTAAGCCTGCTTGTACTCCTCGGGCGGTATTACCTTGGTCATTAACTCTGGTAAAACTTCTTTGAACAGTTTCTTGATTTGCAGCAGGTCTTTGATGCCGGCTTCGAAGTGCCCTTTGTTCGAGTTGACTGAGCCGAAGACAACATTGTTGCTTAATACGAGTTTTCGATATACTCTGCCTATGTCTCGAAGCATCTCCTTATCTTCGTAGATGCCGAGAAGGCACAGTACACCGTTCTTATTGAGCATCTTAACTGATTCAGCGGCAACCGAAGCTACGCCGGTCTCTTCAAGGATAATGTCAAAACTGCCCAGTGTATCTATTGGCTGCTCTTGAGAGTTCACGTAAGTGGCGCCGCTTCTCTCAGCCAACCGCGCCTTCAAACTCGTTTTAGGTCTCGTCGCAACTGTGTACACCTCTAAGCCTCTTATGCGAAGCAGAACGGTGGTTAGGAGCCCAAGTGAACCTGCTCCCAGCACTAAGGCGCGTCTAGGCTGCCAAACCATTCTCTGCTGAATCTTGAATATCTGAGAGAGACCTTTCTCCACGATGCTAGTGGGCTCAAGTAGCACCG
It contains:
- the glgB gene encoding 1,4-alpha-glucan branching protein GlgB translates to MSQTKTKDAANSSIVEHSLLSDYDVYLFKQGRHYRIYEKLGSHLTQVDGVEGTYFGVWAPNADHVSVIGDFNGWQPGYHTLIARSDESGIWEGFIPKVNNGSLYKYHIVSRFNGYQVQKADPFAFRMETPPKTASVVWQLDFKWGDGDWMKARRNRQSLKAPISIYEAHLGSWRRKPEEGNRWLTYRETASYLSEYLRNLEFTHSEFMPVMEHPFYGSWGYQITGYFAATSRYGSPQDLMFLIETLHKKGIGVFLDWVPSHFPTDEHGLVYFDGTHLFEYEDPRKRHNPEWNSYVFDYGRYEVKSFLISNALFWLDKYHADGLRMDGVASMLYLDYSRKPGEWEPNQFGGRENLEAVEFIRSLNEAVYKAYPDVQMIAEESTAWPMVSRPTFVGGLGFGMKWNMGWMHDTLYYITREPVHRKYHHGQLLFSLLYAFTENFILSLSHDESVYGKGSLLSKMPGDDWQKFANLRLLLGYMYGHPGKKLIFMGGEFGQWAEWNHDQSLDWHLLEYAPHQAVQQWVRDLNHLYVKEPALHELDFDPKGFEWVVTEDWEGSVISFLRRGATTDDTILVACNFTPVPRVNYRIGVPREGVWTEVLNSDAKKYGGGGQVNPKQVNTEKIPSHGRFCSLSLIIPPLGVTFLKSKGEQ
- a CDS encoding DUF3536 domain-containing protein, whose product is MDKFVCVHGHFYQPPRENPWLEEVELQESAAPYHDWNELVTRESYAPNMASRVMEPDGMIVEIVNNYMKISFNFGPTLLSWMERHAPDVYHAILEADLTSSQRFSSHGSALAQVYNHMIMPLANRRDKYTQVKWAVRDFEKRFRRAPEGMWLPETAVDIETLEVLAETGVKFTILAPHQASKIRRIGGGESEWIDVAGGKIDARRPYLCRLPSGRSLTIFFYDQSTSHDIAFGDLLRSGDRFGKRLLDTATHTDHGSRLVNVATDGETYGHHHHFGDMALAYCLHTVEMNRQVGLTNYGEFLGRFPPEFEVRIIENTSWSCSHGVERWRSNCGCNTGSKLGWNQQWRRHLREAMDWLRDQIIPLFEEESLKYLKDPWRARDAYIDVILDRSSSNVEDFLAKHTSKSLSKREKSTVLKMLEMQRHVLLAYTSCGWFFDEISEIGTVQVMQYAARAIQLANETLGVDLETGYLDLLRKASSNSAEFKSGADVFEQMVKPLAVDLASVGVHYATSSLFEQGESGVSKVYCYTVEDITYDVFQSGKIRLAIGKSRITSDITWDEAIIGFSVLWMGDQNVFGGFQQLKGEDEPIPVNRVEMVTDLERGDTRRLIESIDKAFAPNICSLEDLFKDEQHRIIRYILQTTLKDLEPSYHKIFESRYQIMRFLNDVGMDQPKVLTAAAEVTVSSEIRDILSSKEMDLNRLEKMIKDAKRFSIKVDGASVGLEASSRIVSELGKMIDAPEDVVRLEQVGRLVGLMNELPVHMDLWRAQNIFYLLAKQHYQQIKAKSSMADEESIRWIAAFKRLSEYLKIKVRL
- the malQ gene encoding 4-alpha-glucanotransferase; translated protein: MFMRKRGSGMLLHITSLPSNYGIGDLGPTAFRFAELLHKTKQSYWQILPLTPTSIKYGNSPYSAESVFAGNPLLISLEKLVEEGLLSEPLISPRNPFTVSRVDYQRVTKLKSELFKTAYAHFKQNIEDYSDEYDAFWRDNSHWLDDYALYIALKEKIGQPWYRWPRPIRDRETGALVEQKKRLADRVEMEQFTQFLFFKQWSDLKRYCQSLGINFIGDLPFYVNYDSADIWAHPELFSLDSSSKKPRLVSGVPPDYFSKTGQLWGNPVYNWDQLATTQFEWWMQRIEHSSKIFDLIRLDHFRGLLAYWAVPAGSRTAARGKWIQTPSGDFFDTLFRRFPNLPLIAEDLGVVTADVTEAMNRYDIPGIKVILFAFDDSPDNIHLPHNYIGRTVVMTGTHDNNTARGWFTEDATPEARETLYNYLGRQLTEDQIPWELIRLVLLSVGRLSIIPVQDILSLGADARMNHPAKSSGNWEWRVTAEQLDSVALTKFSEITEISGRAREK
- a CDS encoding DUF192 domain-containing protein yields the protein MIVGALLIAEGPSRSLGFTEPVKEAQVDVNGKKIQVEIADTQDKRSLGLSLRDSLPKDHGMLFIFDDEGIYSFWMKNMEFNLDIIWINSAGTVVHVEKNLKPCLEICPSYESEKPARYVLEVNSGVSDELGIREGATVKIIFNN
- a CDS encoding glycoside hydrolase family 15 protein, with the protein product MVKFRGQRDAFGWPGCDPRWARGNLDGVGAAYSADSRVWFNLWRGTLSQIYYPLVDRPQTRDLQYLITDGKTFFHEEKRHLEPTVKRISDHVLGYTITSQDPQKRYKIDKQIIADPHLTCILQRTRLQILNSSVQQLKIFVLCAPHLEGGGKNNNAYIIVHEGREILAAEKGGAWLAVAATVPFTHLSCGFVGRSDGWTDLMDNKRMDWEFDRALNGNVALTGELDISETQEFTLATAFGDSLQNVLTTLFTSLSLPFDNHLERYVNQWNRPSNKILPLHPSSQDKGNLYHGSYSLILAHEDKSYPGAIIASLSIPWGEAMGDEERGGYHLVWTRDLVNSAMGLLAAGNNFTPLRALVYLSVSQQEDGGFAQNFWLDGEPYWTGIQLDETSFPVMLAWRLHETDALRDFDPYPMVMRALNFIIRKGPATQQERWEELSGYSPSTLAANIAALICGANFARTRKDEATAQFLEDYADFLDCHLEHWTVTTEGTLLPEVKRHFFRIHPIDLGDPQSEEDPNKGILVLPNQPPGEQKEYPAKEIVDAGFLELVRYGVRSADDPLIIDSLRVVDKVLKVDTPYGPCWHRYNHDGYGQHDDGGPYHGWGKGRAWPLLTGERGHYELAAGHDAKPFIKALERFSQPAGLIPEQIWDEKTQKHHMKIGRPTGSATPLLWAHAEYIKLLRSTSDGKVFDLIPAVADRYIKNRAKCKHLEIWKQNRQPLTMWKGYTLRVQAHDPFILHWSSDGWKSIQDTKSSSTSLGVEFVDIPTTQDQQGSIKFTFLWTKSNTWEGRDYEVTIE
- a CDS encoding glucose 1-dehydrogenase translates to MKEIVVTPGKKGSVRLADVERPVPTGSQALLRVVRVGIDRTDIDINAGFYGTPPPGSKDLIVGHECLATIEEIPKSSMGLAKGDLVVPTVRRPDDCLNCRSGESDMCLTGNYKEHGIKDLNGFASDYTVSDVDFLVKVPSEIEDVAVLLEPTSIVEKGLSQIFKIQQRMVWQPRRALVLGAGSLGLLTTVLLRIRGLEVYTVATRPKTSLKARLAERSGATYVNSQEQPIDTLGSFDIILEETGVASVAAESVKMLNKNGVLCLLGIYEDKEMLRDIGRVYRKLVLSNNVVFGSVNSNKGHFEAGIKDLLQIKKLFKEVLPELMTKVIPPEEYKQAYEKESENEIKTVIEFQKQP